A single window of Leishmania major strain Friedlin complete genome, chromosome 10 DNA harbors:
- a CDS encoding putative folate/biopterin transporter, whose protein sequence is MRPRRFVHPEAATLFSKWPWVRRVPIFGEAVEGYGPKVIVALGATNLLCRGLADRILTGQTYAMMMDRYGISVPRYQRLSTIATMGWSIKAFTAMLCDGFAFLGYTKRWCMFISCVGGGAFALLYGLLPAKEASADVAATFIFLSTWGKANVDILSEGHYSRLMRENPKPGPSMVSWIWFWIMVGAIIATVMNGPLADAGKPQISIFVSAALQAITCVFYLFNWYGEKKNRVLRSEDALFILEETRKERERLGLEGVNDGTAGAQHGGAAKGKKSPQHSHSDEDVEGAVRDALNDGQRDNGELVQDVYDDAYDDGEGVAEGDVYYGKPPVPCLFGLFEANTEVISKNWKIFVYSVVMTCAVITMLCANMLADTLGLLVACVVVSTICCATSFWALPLVIAKANVFGYLQQAVYINIASPLMTFYLNSYNCEENFPNFSYSFYNTVAGVIGKFAALAGVSAFNCIFSKCSYRLTFCVTTFAQVLGGMTDIVIVKRWNLYIGIPDHAMYIWGAAVVSEVCYMLGYMPMVVLLSRLCPRGSESVVYALMAGFASLGRSTSASLGAIIMEYGLPVFKTQDDGYRCGMENLAWLLFVCNVCAPPLVLPLTLLLPKARICDDVDIDGKALRRKVDAELMAVETGELQSPPSSAENARATKAQDDEATREKV, encoded by the coding sequence ATGAGACCGAGAAGGTTTGTGCACCCCGAGGCAGCGACTCTGTTCTCTAAGTGGCCGTGGGTGCGACGGGTGCCGATATTTGGTGAAGCTGTCGAGGGCTACGGGCCCAAGGTCATCGTCGCTCTTGGAGCTACCAACCTGCTCTGCAGGGGCCTCGCGGATCGCATCCTGACGGGTCAGACGTACGCCATGATGATGGATCGCTACGGCATCAGTGTTCCCCGCTACCAGCGCCTGTCCACCATCGCTACGATGGGGTGGTCCATCAAGGCCTTCACCGCGATGCTCTGCGACGGCTTCGCCTTCCTCGGCTACACGAAGCGCTGGTGCATGTTCATCTcctgcgtcggcggtggtgcgttCGCCCTCCTCTACGGCCTGCTGCCCGCGAAGGAGGCGTCGGCTGATGTGGCAGCCACCTTCATCTTCCTGTCGACGTGGGGCAAGGCCAACGTGGATATCCTGTCGGAGGGCCATTACAGTCGACTGATGCGCGAGAACCCGAAGCCTGGCCCGTCCATGGTGAGCTGGATCTGGTTCTGGATCATGGTAGGGGCCATCATCGCGACTGTGATGAACGGCCCGCTCGCGGATGCCGGGAAGCCGCAGATCAGCATCTTCGTgtctgccgcgctgcaggccATCACCTGTGTCTTCTACCTGTTCAACTGGTACGGGGAGAAGAAGAACCGCGTGCTGCGCTCCGAGGACGCGCTGTTTATTCTGGAGGAGACCCGCAAGGAGCGTGAGCGCCTGGGTCTCGAGGGGGTGAACGACGGCACGGCGGGTGCGCAGCATGGTGGTGCGGCgaaggggaagaagagcCCGCAGCACTCGCACTCGGATGAGGACGTGGAGGGTGCCGTACGGGACGCCCTCAACGATGGTCAGCGCGACAACGGTGAACTTGTGCAGGACGTCTACGACGACGCGtatgacgacggcgagggggTGGCCGAGGGCGATGTGTACTACGGCaagccgccggtgccgtgcCTGTTCGGGCTGTTCGAGGCAAACACGGAGGTGATTTCGAAGAACTGGAAGATCTTCGTGTACAGCGTCGTCATGACCTGTGCTGTGATCACGATGCTGTGTGCCAACATGCTGGCCGACACGCTGGGCCTCCTGGTTGCGTGCGTCGTTGTGTCGACcatctgctgcgccacgtcctTCTGGGCCCTGCCGCTGGTGATTGCGAAGGCCAACGTGTTTGGCTACCTCCAGCAGGCGGTGTACATCAACATCGCGAGCCCCCTCATGACCTTCTACCTGAACTCATACAACTGTGAGGAGAACTTCCCGAACTTTAGCTACAGTTTTTACAACACCGTTGCGGGCGTGATCGGCAAATTCGCAGCGCTGGCTGGCGTGTCCGCATTCAACTGCATATTCTCGAAGTGCAGCTACCGCCTCACCTTCTGCGTGACCACGTTCGCGCAGGTTCTGGGCGGAATGACGGATATTGTGATTGTGAAGCGGTGGAACCTGTACATTGGCATCCCTGACCACGCCATGTACATTTGGGGTGCGGCTGTAGTGAGCGAGGTGTGCTACATGCTTGGCTATATGCCGATGGTTGTGCTGCTGTCTCGCCTGTGCCCTCGTGGCTCGGAGAGTGTCGTGTATGCGCTGATGGCGGGCTTCGCGAGCCTGGGACGCTCGACTTCCGCGTCCCTCGGTGCGATCATCATGGAGTACGGCCTGCCTGTGTTCAAGACCCAGGACGATGGTTACCGTTGCGGCATGGAGAATCTTGCATGGCTGCTGTTTGTGTGCaatgtgtgcgcgcctccgctcgtgctgccgctgactctgctgctgccgaaggCGCGCATCTGCGACGATGTCGACATTGACGGCAAGGCGTTGCGCAGGAAGGTAGACGCGGAGTTGATGGCGGTCGAGACAGGCGAGTTGCAgtcgccgccctcgtcggCTGAGAACGCCCGTGCGACGAAGGCACAGGACGACGAGGCAACGCGAGAGAAAGTCTAG
- a CDS encoding putative folate/biopterin transporter, with protein MMIDRYGISVPRYQRLSSLSSMGWSIKAFTAMLCDGFAFLGYTKRWYMFISCVGGGAFALIYGLLPAKEASADVACAFIFLSTWGKANVDILSEGHYSRLMRENPKPGPSMVSWIWFWIMVGAIIATVMNGPLADAGKPQISIFVSAALQAITCVFYLFNWYGEKKNRVLRSEDALFILEETRKERERLGLEGVNDGTAGAQHGGAAKGKKSPQHSHSDEDVEGAVRDALNDGQRDNGELVQDVYDDAYDDGEGVAEGDVYYGKPPVPCLFGLFEANTEVISKNWKIFVYSVVMTCAVITMLCANMLADTLGLLIACVVVSTICCATSFWALPLVIAKANVFAYLQMAVYIRASSPLYAFYLNSNECPGNLPNFTYTFYGTVAGVIGNFAGLVGVTLFNFLFAKHNYQVTFIATTIMQVMAALFDIIIVKRWNLHIGIPDHAMYIWGDAVVAQIVYMLGFMPLVVMLSRLCPRGSESVVYALMAGFANLGQTTAASLGAIIMEYGWPVFSDNDPCNYDNLPLLLFVTSVCTPLLVIPLSYLLPMARICDDIDIDGKVVRQKADEMCVKVVAAAEENTSEHSAEASAAAAAPKDHA; from the coding sequence ATGATGATTGATCGCTACGGCATCAGTGTTCCCCGCTACCAGCGCCTGTCTTCGCTTTCGTCCATGGGGTGGTCCATCAAGGCCTTCACCGCGATGCTCTGCGACGGCTTCGCCTTCCTCGGCTACACGAAGCGCTGGTACATGTTCATCTcctgcgtcggcggtggtgcgttCGCGCTGATCTACGGCCTGCTGCCCGCGAAGGAGGCGTCGGCTGATGTGGCGTGTGCCTTCATCTTCCTGTCGACGTGGGGCAAGGCCAACGTGGATATCCTGTCGGAGGGCCATTACAGTCGACTGATGCGCGAGAACCCGAAGCCTGGCCCGTCCATGGTGAGCTGGATCTGGTTCTGGATCATGGTAGGGGCCATCATCGCGACTGTGATGAACGGCCCGCTCGCGGATGCCGGGAAGCCGCAGATCAGCATCTTCGTgtctgccgcgctgcaggccATCACCTGTGTCTTCTACCTGTTCAACTGGTACGGGGAGAAGAAGAACCGCGTGCTGCGCTCCGAGGACGCGCTGTTTATTCTGGAGGAGACCCGCAAGGAGCGTGAGCGCCTGGGTCTCGAGGGGGTGAACGACGGCACGGCGGGTGCGCAGCATGGTGGTGCGGCgaaggggaagaagagcCCGCAGCACTCGCACTCGGATGAGGACGTGGAGGGTGCCGTACGGGACGCCCTCAACGATGGTCAGCGCGACAACGGTGAACTTGTGCAGGACGTCTACGACGACGCGtatgacgacggcgagggggTGGCCGAGGGCGATGTGTACTACGGCaagccgccggtgccgtgcCTGTTCGGGCTGTTCGAGGCAAACACGGAGGTGATTTCGAAGAACTGGAAGATCTTCGTGTACAGCGTCGTCATGACCTGTGCTGTGATCACGATGCTGTGTGCCAACATGCTGGCCGACACGCTGGGCCTCCTGATTGCGTGCGTCGTTGTGTCGACcatctgctgcgccacgtcctTCTGGGCCCTGCCGCTGGTGATTGCGAAGGCCAACGTGTTTGCGTACCTTCAGATGGCCGTCTACATCCGTGCCAGCAGTCCATTGTACGCCTTTTATCTGAACTCGAATGAGTGCCCTGGCAACCTGCCGAACTTCACCTACACCTTCTACGGCACGGTGGCGGGCGTGATCGGCAACTTCGCAGGGCTGGTCGGCGTGACACTGTTCAACTTCCTGTTCGCGAAGCACAACTATCAGGTGACCTTCATTGCGACGACAATCATGCAAGTTATGGCAGCACTGTTCGACATCATCATTGTGAAGCGGTGGAACCTGCACATTGGCATCCCTGACCACGCCATGTACATCTGGGGTGATGCTGTTGTGGCACAGATTGTGTACATGCTTGGCTTTATGCCGTTGGTTGTGATGCTGTCTCGCCTGTGCCCTCGTGGCTCGGAGAGTGTCGTGTATGCGCTGATGGCGGGCTTCGCGAATCTTGGCCAGACCACCGCGGCGTCCCTCGGTGCGATCATCATGGAGTACGGCTGGCCTGTTTTTTCGGATAACGACCCATGCAACTACGACaacctgccgctgctgttgttcgTGACCagcgtgtgcacgccgctgctggtgattCCGCTTTCGTACTTGCTCCCGATGGCGCGCATCTGCGACGATATCGACATTGACGGCAAGGTGGTGCGCCAGAAGGCGGATGAAATGTGCGTGAAGGTGGTGGCCGCAGCCGAGGAAAACACCTCGGAGCACTCCGCGGAGGCTtcggccgcggctgctgcgccaaaGGACCACGCGTAA
- a CDS encoding putative folate/biopterin transporter, with amino-acid sequence MSHKEAAPKREKDAASDAAGNDDKYIHPEAASLFARCPWARRIPVFGEAVEGYGPKVIVALGGCYLLCKGVADQILRGQTYAMMMDRYGIDVARYQRLSPISSMGWSIKAFTAMLCDGFAFLGYTKRWYMFISCVGGGAFALIYGLLPAKEASADVACAFIFLSCWGKANVDILSQGHYSRLMRQNPKPGPSMVSWIWFWIMTGSLIATVMNGPLADAGKPQISIFVSAALQLITCVFYLFNWYGEKKNRVLRSEDALFILEETRKERERLGTELMDDGTAGAQHGGAAKGKKSPQHSHSDEDVEGAVRDALNDGQRDNGELVQDVYDDAYDDGEGVAEGDVYYGKPPVPCLFGLFEANTEVISKNWKIFVYSVVMTCAVITMLCANMLADTLGLLIACVVVSTICCATSFWALPLVIAKANVFGYLQMAVSIRVSSPVNAFFLNNYQCPGNLPNFTYTFYGTVAGVISSVVGMITVTLFNFLFAKHGYRLTFIVTTIMQVMGGVFDIIIVKRWNLHIGIPDHAMYIWGDAVVGELVYMLGWMPMIVLLSRLCPRGSESVVYALMAGFSNLGQTTAASLGAIIMEYGLPVFKTQDDGSRCNYDNLPLLLFLCSMCTPLLVIPLSMILLPKARICDDIDVDGKVVRQAVDKQVAAAPLSSSDSDAVMAAEPLHGNKADERAPVQSGRGQTQK; translated from the coding sequence ATGTCCCACAAGGAGGCCGCTCCCAAGCGCGAGAAGGATGCCGCCTCAGACGCCGCGGGAAATGATGACAAGTACATCCACCCCGAGGCAGCATCCCTGTTCGCCAGGTGCCCGTGGGCTCGCCGCATCCCCGTGTTTGGTGAAGCTGTCGAGGGCTACGGGCCCAAGGTGATCGTCGCCCTCGGTGGGTGCTACCTGCTCTGCAAGGGCGTCGCAGATCAGATTCTGCGCGGTCAGACGTACGCCATGATGATGGATCGCTACGGCATCGACGTGGCCCGCTACCAGCGCCTGTCTCCGATTTCATCCATGGGGTGGTCCATCAAGGCCTTCACCGCGATGCTCTGCGACGGCTTCGCCTTCCTCGGCTACACGAAGCGCTGGTACATGTTCATCTCCTgtgtcggcggtggtgcgttCGCGCTGATCTACGGCCTGCTGCCCGCGAAGGAGGCGTCGGCTGATGTGGCGTGTGCCTTCATCTTCCTGTCGTGCTGGGGCAAGGCCAACGTGGATATCCTGTCCCAGGGCCATTACAGTCGACTGATGCGCCAGAACCCGAAGCCTGGCCCGTCCATGGTGAGCTGGATCTGGTTCTGGATCATGACCGGCTCGCTCATCGCGACTGTGATGAACGGCCCGCTCGCGGATGCCGGGAAGCCGCAGATCAGCATCTTCGTgtctgccgcgctgcagctcatcaCCTGCGTCTTCTACCTGTTCAACTGGTACGGGGAGAAGAAGAACCGCGTGCTGCGCTCCGAGGACGCGCTGTTTATTCTGGAGGAGACCCGCAAGGAGCGTGAGCGCCTGGGCACTGAACTGATGGACGACGGCACGGCGGGTGCGCAGCATGGTGGTGCGGCgaaggggaagaagagcCCGCAGCACTCGCACTCGGATGAGGACGTGGAGGGTGCCGTACGGGACGCCCTCAACGATGGTCAGCGCGACAACGGTGAACTTGTGCAGGACGTCTACGACGACGCGtatgacgacggcgagggggTGGCCGAGGGCGATGTGTACTACGGCaagccgccggtgccgtgcCTGTTCGGGCTGTTCGAGGCAAACACGGAGGTGATTTCGAAGAACTGGAAGATCTTCGTGTACAGCGTCGTCATGACCTGTGCTGTGATCACGATGCTGTGTGCCAACATGCTGGCCGACACGCTGGGCCTCCTGATTGCGTGCGTCGTTGTGTCGACcatctgctgcgccacgtcctTCTGGGCCCTGCCGCTGGTGATTGCGAAAGCCAACGTCTTCGGATACCTGCAGATGGCTGTTTCCATCCGTGTCAGCAGTCCCGTGAACGCGTTCTTTCTGAACAACTATCAGTGCCCTGGCAACCTGCCGAACTTCACCTACACCTTCTACGGCACGGTGGCGGGCGTGATTAGCAGTGTTGTTGGTATGATTACCGTGACGCTGTTCAACTTCCTGTTCGCGAAGCATGGCTACCGCCTCACCTTCATTGTGACGACAATCATGCAGGTTATGGGTGGTGTGTTCGACATCATCATCGTGAAGCGGTGGAACCTGCACATTGGCATCCCTGACCACGCCATGTACATCTGGGGTGATGCTGTTGTGGGTGAGCTCGTGTACATGCTTGGCTGGATGCCGATGATCGTGCTGCTGTCTCGCCTGTGCCCTCGTGGCTCGGAGAGTGTCGTGTATGCGCTGATGGCGGGCTTCTCCAACCTTGGCCAGACCACCGCGGCGTCCCTCGGTGCGATCATCATGGAGTACGGCCTGCCTGTGTTCAAGACCCAGGATGACGGGTCTCGCTGCAACTACGACaacctgccgctgctgctgttcctgTGCAGCAtgtgcacgccgctgctggtgattCCGCTGAGCATGATACTGCTTCCGAAGGCGCGCATCTGCGACGATATCGACGTTGACGGCAAGGTGGTGCGCCAGGCCGTGGATAAGCAggtcgcagctgctccgctgtCGAGCTCCGACTCGGACGCGGTGATGGCTGCCGAGCCGCTTCATGGGAACAAGGCGGATGAGCGCGCGCCGGTGCAGAGCGGGCGCGGGCAGACGCAGAAATAG